From the Tachysurus fulvidraco isolate hzauxx_2018 chromosome 21, HZAU_PFXX_2.0, whole genome shotgun sequence genome, the window GTTTAAATAAGCACAATTCAGGATTTTTTCCATGTAGAAAAGTGATCATTTCATCATAAAAATGTGAAAGCCCAGTTTGTTTTGGGgacgaggacagagagactatagagagatggtttggacatgtacagaggagggagatgttacattggtagaaggatgttggagattgagctgcaggtcagaggtcaacaggaaggacaaagaggagatatatggatgtgttagaTGAGGagatgaaggtaactggtgtgggagaagaggatgatgaggatagacTTAGGTGGGAACTGATGATTCTATGTGGCgccccctaacgggaaaagacCGAAgtagaataatataaaatataatataataagagtAAACACTGGACATTTGAtaagtgtaatattgtgtagagATAATTAAACCCTACACGTGCTGTTCAATATTATATTTGTTAAGAAAATTCACGGACCAGATGTCGATCTTGAGTCCGTTGGACACTAGGAACTGGATGGTGTCCACGTGTCCACACACGTGTAGAGCCGTGTTCCCCTGCGTGTCAGTGGCCAGCAGGTCTGCTCCAAACTTGTGTAGCAGGCGGCAGATCTCCACGTTTCCACGTGCCGCAGCAAGGTGCATTCCTGAGCGTCCGCGATAGTCACGTGTGTTTGGGTCAAATCCGGTCTCCAGCAGGCGCTTAGTGTAAGAAACGTGTCCATCAATGCAGGACTGCAGCAGTGGCAGTGCGGACTGAAGGGAATCACTGGTGAACATGTACATCACTGCACGTCCTACACAACACACCTGATGTCAGTGTTTAATACAGAAGGCAGtcatacatcatcatcatcatcatcatcatcatcgcgtTAAATCTAACATCAGCCTCGACATTTAATTACAGTCTGAGAGACAAACAGCACAGAATCACTGCTGCTTATGATGACGATCACGTTCTGATTCGTTACCATAAACTACTGAAGCTGTTAGCATGTACTTTAGCACTTAGCCACGTTAGCTAACAACACACGCTGTCTAgccaacatacagtatgattgTAAAGGCAACATGACTAATAACGAAGTAAAATAATACCTTAATAGACAGATTAATGTTAGAAATTCTCCGAAGCCGGTTTTCTCCCTGTTCGTTTGGACACCGACAACTAGCTTGCTTGATAAACAAAAGACGTAAACCGGAAACTGATGCCATAGGCGAAGCTACTACAACTCCCATAATGCCTTGCAATGTTTTGGTAACGTTTGTCggctgtgtgtgcgcgctgaTACTGCTGGAATTTGTAGTTCTCTTGATGCTTTTTTGACACAAGGAAATCAACACATGGACAATATCACCCAcaattctgtgtttttgtatttgtacgTTGACTTTAAACACTGATGACAGCTCAGTATGGAGGCAGGTAAGAGATGTGCACATAAAACCGTTAAAgttcagcgtgtgtgtgtgtgtgtgtgtgtgtgtgtgtgtgtgtgtgtgtgtgtgtgtgtgtgtgtgtgtgtgtgtgtttatttatttatcgccTTTGTGTACAGATTAAAGTGAGAAACGGTTTGGGCTTAAAGTGTTTACTTCTTTCcggctttatttttattactgagGTTCAAGTTTTCTCATTGTCTCCTGAT encodes:
- the ankrd46a gene encoding ankyrin repeat domain-containing protein 46 isoform X3, whose product is MASVSGLRLLFIKQASCRCPNEQGENRLRRISNINLSIKVCCVGRAVMYMFTSDSLQSALPLLQSCIDGHVSYTKRLLETGFDPNTRDYRGRSGMHLAAARGNVEICRLLHKFGADLLATDTQGNTALHVCGHVDTIQFLVSNGLKIDICNHNGATPLVLAKRRGVNRDALRLLEGLEEQEVKGFNRSSHSSLEKMHIADNERVV
- the ankrd46a gene encoding ankyrin repeat domain-containing protein 46 isoform X1 — encoded protein: MASVSGLRLLFIKQASCRCPNEQGENRLRRISNINLSIKVCCVGRAVMYMFTSDSLQSALPLLQSCIDGHVSYTKRLLETGFDPNTRDYRGRSGMHLAAARGNVEICRLLHKFGADLLATDTQGNTALHVCGHVDTIQFLVSNGLKIDICNHNGATPLVLAKRRGVNRDALRLLEGLEEQEVKGFNRSSHSSLEKMHIADNESAMESHSLLNPHLHRSDGVFSSFRTTWQEFVEDLGFWRVLFLLLFISLLSLAIAYYVSGVLPFSSNQLELVR